From the Candidatus Woesearchaeota archaeon genome, one window contains:
- a CDS encoding dihydrofolate reductase: MKESQRNDQPPKQWIVALAAMTLDGKIAQNHHHFTDWTSKEDKAFFQRKLHSFEVFLVGNNTYKTAQKQLSQRNCMVFTKRVQKLTRIHERLVYCNPSKTNLRHYLQKQGYRKIGVLGGRKVYSYCLQHGLLDQFFITLEPLIFGEGLALFDHPFHMQKLRLVKCKRLNAQGTLLLEYEVV, from the coding sequence ATGAAAGAAAGCCAACGAAACGATCAACCACCTAAGCAATGGATAGTGGCACTAGCTGCCATGACGCTTGATGGAAAAATTGCGCAAAATCATCATCATTTTACTGATTGGACAAGTAAAGAAGACAAGGCTTTCTTTCAAAGGAAGCTTCATTCATTTGAGGTTTTTCTTGTAGGAAATAATACCTATAAAACTGCGCAAAAACAACTCTCACAACGAAATTGCATGGTCTTTACGAAGCGTGTCCAAAAACTAACAAGGATCCATGAACGATTGGTTTATTGTAACCCAAGCAAAACAAATCTTCGCCACTATTTACAAAAACAAGGTTACCGAAAGATTGGTGTGCTTGGCGGTAGAAAGGTGTACAGTTACTGTTTGCAGCACGGCCTGCTTGACCAGTTTTTTATAACACTTGAGCCACTAATTTTCGGAGAGGGACTAGCTTTATTCGATCATCCTTTTCATATGCAGAAATTGCGTCTTGTCAAGTGCAAACGGCTGAATGCCCAAGGAACATTATTGCTGGAGTATGAAGTTGTTTAA
- a CDS encoding dihydrofolate reductase, with the protein MIALIAALTHNRVIGKDNKLIWHIPEDLKNFKKLTSGNTIIMGRKTYASIGRPLPNRVNIVVSRSLPQQEGITVCKTIPEAIATAKQRGKDTFIIGGETIYRQTIALVDRLYLSWVKQEYDGDAYFPEFHENEWNILTKEEYPEFVLMVYERKPTKRSTT; encoded by the coding sequence ATGATCGCTTTAATTGCTGCGTTAACCCATAACCGCGTTATAGGAAAAGACAATAAACTTATCTGGCATATTCCTGAAGACCTCAAGAACTTTAAGAAGCTAACGTCGGGAAATACCATTATCATGGGAAGAAAGACCTATGCGTCTATTGGTAGACCCTTACCTAACCGTGTGAATATTGTAGTGAGTCGTTCATTACCACAACAAGAGGGCATTACCGTGTGTAAAACGATTCCCGAGGCAATTGCAACTGCAAAACAACGAGGGAAGGATACCTTTATTATTGGTGGTGAGACAATCTATCGACAGACCATTGCACTGGTAGATCGTCTGTATCTTTCATGGGTCAAGCAAGAATATGACGGAGATGCCTATTTTCCTGAGTTTCATGAAAACGAATGGAATATTCTAACAAAAGAGGAGTATCCTGAGTTTGTCTTAATGGTCTATGAAAGAAAGCCAACGAAACGATCAACCACCTAA
- the thyA gene encoding thymidylate synthase, whose translation MQVYLDMVRYVLSHGVKKVNRTGVATLSTFGYFYKINLQNGYPLLTTKKMYFNSMLHELLWYLSGEAHVRNLRQKTKIWDAWADAEGRLETAYGRFWRRFPLPEQGIDGEKWGTRWISVDPDTGTKVFDQIQYVIDTLHEIKKNPETRNLRRMVVSAWHPGNAAESKLPPCHYTFCFNVLGNKLNCHLTQRSGDIALGIPFNLACYSLLTMMIAKETGYEPGEFAHTIVDAHIYVNHIAGLQEQLTRVPRPLPRVHIADKPLPSLQFEDVIVEGYDPHPVIKFEVAV comes from the coding sequence ATGCAGGTTTACCTTGACATGGTTCGCTATGTTCTCAGCCATGGGGTTAAAAAAGTGAATAGAACCGGTGTTGCAACCCTCAGTACCTTCGGCTATTTCTATAAAATCAATTTGCAGAATGGTTACCCGTTGTTAACAACGAAGAAGATGTATTTCAATTCAATGTTACATGAACTTCTGTGGTATCTTTCAGGCGAAGCGCACGTACGCAACTTACGTCAAAAAACAAAGATATGGGATGCATGGGCAGATGCAGAGGGAAGACTGGAAACAGCCTATGGCAGATTTTGGCGTCGTTTTCCCCTCCCTGAGCAGGGTATTGATGGTGAAAAATGGGGCACGAGATGGATTTCTGTCGATCCAGATACAGGAACAAAGGTTTTTGATCAAATCCAGTATGTTATTGATACCTTACATGAGATTAAAAAAAATCCAGAAACACGAAATTTACGACGGATGGTCGTGTCTGCTTGGCACCCAGGAAACGCTGCTGAAAGTAAGCTTCCCCCTTGCCATTATACGTTCTGCTTTAATGTACTCGGTAATAAGCTTAATTGTCATCTCACCCAACGTTCAGGTGATATTGCTTTAGGCATTCCTTTTAATCTTGCCTGTTATTCCTTGCTTACCATGATGATAGCAAAGGAAACTGGATATGAACCCGGTGAATTTGCTCATACCATTGTTGATGCTCATATTTACGTGAACCATATTGCAGGTCTCCAGGAACAGCTTACCCGAGTACCAAGACCCTTGCCTCGTGTCCACATTGCTGACAAGCCATTACCAAGCCTCCAGTTTGAAGATGTTATCGTAGAAGGGTATGATCCTCACCCGGTAATAAAATTTGAGGTTGCAGTATGA
- a CDS encoding 2-oxoacid:acceptor oxidoreductase subunit alpha, whose product MQQTDDTFQWKIAGEAGFGIMNSGEVFAKCCLRQGFHVFAYTEYPSLIRGGHNTFQVRISKREVFSQGKLINLLVALNKASLALHMEELGEGSIVLHEATIPLDKEVYPQVQSCPLPLSGMIRDLKLLPIMINNICLGASMALCGWKIEELMRIIEENFARKGQEVVTKNQEAARAGYAYMQEHYPNACALPPALQANVAQPNSLPGKQLPLLVTGNDALALGAVAAGCKFYAGYPMTPASSILTTLASFAHEASMMVRHAEDEIAAINMTIGAGFAGVRAMCGTSGGGFCLMTEGYGLAAITETPIVVVNAQRPGPATGLPTWTEQGDLQFVLHPAQGEFPMVVIAPGDVAEAFTCTTTAFTIAEEYQTPVMILSDKYLAESYKTTKAFPSVAIRRGLLLDNATTSTNTDYKRYRDTPTGVSPRVLPGQPGTPFLANSYEHDEHGFSTEDAAERKKMQDKRMRKYHGLRATLPKPAWYGPADAPLLVIGWGSTKGPILEALQLLAEEGILVSFLHLVYISPFPAEEVKPKIMNAAYTLCIENNSTGQMAQYIREQTGMSVTEMLLKYDGRPFYPEEIYTKLAMINKEINNPKGKGRPRGKNKN is encoded by the coding sequence GTGCAACAAACAGACGATACTTTTCAATGGAAGATTGCCGGTGAAGCAGGCTTTGGCATTATGAATTCAGGAGAGGTCTTTGCAAAGTGCTGCCTCCGTCAAGGGTTTCATGTCTTTGCCTATACCGAGTATCCATCACTTATCCGAGGAGGACACAATACCTTTCAAGTCCGCATCAGCAAACGAGAGGTTTTTTCTCAGGGAAAACTCATCAATCTTCTTGTTGCCTTAAACAAAGCATCTCTCGCTCTGCATATGGAGGAATTAGGAGAAGGCTCAATAGTACTCCACGAAGCTACTATCCCGCTTGATAAAGAGGTATATCCGCAGGTACAATCTTGCCCCCTACCTCTTAGTGGGATGATACGAGATCTTAAGCTCTTGCCCATCATGATTAACAATATTTGCCTTGGTGCGAGCATGGCACTTTGTGGCTGGAAAATAGAAGAACTGATGAGAATCATCGAAGAGAATTTTGCCCGTAAAGGTCAAGAAGTTGTTACAAAGAATCAAGAGGCTGCACGAGCTGGCTATGCATACATGCAAGAGCATTATCCAAACGCATGTGCTTTGCCTCCAGCATTGCAAGCAAATGTAGCGCAACCAAATTCACTACCGGGAAAACAGCTACCTCTACTGGTAACAGGCAATGATGCACTTGCACTTGGAGCTGTTGCAGCAGGCTGTAAGTTTTATGCTGGCTATCCCATGACACCAGCATCATCGATTTTAACGACGCTTGCCTCTTTTGCACATGAAGCAAGTATGATGGTGCGCCATGCCGAAGATGAGATTGCCGCAATTAACATGACCATCGGTGCTGGTTTTGCTGGTGTTCGAGCAATGTGCGGAACGTCTGGAGGAGGATTTTGCCTGATGACTGAGGGCTATGGTCTTGCTGCTATTACCGAGACGCCCATTGTTGTTGTTAATGCACAACGTCCAGGCCCAGCAACTGGCTTGCCAACGTGGACAGAACAAGGAGATCTGCAATTTGTGTTGCATCCTGCACAAGGAGAGTTCCCCATGGTTGTTATTGCGCCAGGAGATGTTGCAGAGGCCTTCACGTGTACGACAACAGCGTTTACCATTGCTGAAGAATACCAAACTCCTGTTATGATCCTTTCTGACAAGTACCTTGCTGAATCCTATAAAACAACAAAAGCCTTTCCCAGCGTAGCTATTCGACGAGGACTTTTGTTAGACAATGCAACGACTTCCACAAACACTGATTACAAACGCTACCGTGATACACCAACAGGAGTCTCTCCACGGGTACTTCCTGGTCAACCAGGAACACCTTTCCTTGCCAATAGCTATGAGCATGATGAGCATGGTTTCTCTACAGAAGATGCAGCAGAACGAAAAAAAATGCAGGATAAACGGATGAGAAAGTACCATGGACTTCGAGCAACTTTGCCTAAACCAGCATGGTATGGTCCTGCTGATGCTCCTCTCCTTGTTATTGGGTGGGGAAGTACTAAAGGACCTATTCTCGAGGCACTCCAACTTCTCGCAGAGGAGGGCATTTTGGTTAGTTTTTTACATCTCGTCTATATCAGTCCATTTCCAGCAGAAGAGGTTAAACCGAAAATAATGAATGCTGCATACACGCTGTGCATTGAAAACAATAGTACCGGACAAATGGCACAGTACATCCGTGAACAAACCGGAATGTCGGTAACAGAAATGCTTTTAAAATATGATGGAAGACCATTTTATCCTGAGGAAATTTACACGAAACTCGCGATGATCAATAAGGAAATAAATAATCCAAAAGGAAAAGGTAGACCGAGAGGAAAAAATAAAAACTAG